A genomic stretch from Stigmatella aurantiaca includes:
- the tnpB gene encoding IS66 family insertion sequence element accessory protein TnpB (TnpB, as the term is used for proteins encoded by IS66 family insertion elements, is considered an accessory protein, since TnpC, encoded by a neighboring gene, is a DDE family transposase.), translated as MIPHGVEIFVGLEPIDLRWGFERLAGLVEERLGRVPRSGALFVFFGKRRTALKVLFYDGTGLCLFYKRLDSGCFQVPQGLEEGASSLVAEEHVLEELLDGLRVEAPRRGPGPH; from the coding sequence ATGATTCCGCACGGCGTCGAAATCTTCGTCGGGCTGGAGCCGATTGACTTGCGCTGGGGCTTCGAGCGGCTGGCGGGGCTGGTGGAAGAGCGCTTGGGGCGCGTGCCGCGGAGCGGCGCGCTGTTCGTCTTCTTCGGCAAGAGGCGCACGGCGCTCAAGGTGCTCTTCTACGACGGGACGGGGCTGTGCCTGTTCTACAAGCGGTTGGACTCGGGCTGCTTCCAGGTGCCGCAAGGGCTTGAGGAGGGAGCCAGCAGTCTGGTGGCGGAGGAGCACGTGCTGGAAGAGCTGCTGGATGGGCTGCGCGTGGAGGCGCCGCGTCGAGGGCCAGGCCCGCATTGA
- the tnpA gene encoding IS66 family insertion sequence element accessory protein TnpA — protein sequence MANAELWKKRIEDWRASGLSAAEYCKGQEFTTGPLYRWSSRLAEAARGEAAPGVPLVRLVRGMGPRVSAPVETERGAAEVIIEVEGVRIVVRPGADAATVRVALEALGPAVRGPGR from the coding sequence ATGGCAAACGCAGAGCTGTGGAAGAAGCGGATTGAGGACTGGCGCGCGAGCGGGCTGAGCGCAGCGGAGTATTGCAAGGGCCAGGAATTCACGACGGGTCCGTTGTACCGGTGGTCCAGCCGACTAGCGGAGGCCGCACGTGGAGAAGCGGCCCCCGGCGTGCCGCTGGTGCGACTGGTCCGCGGCATGGGGCCCCGTGTCTCGGCGCCTGTGGAGACCGAGCGAGGGGCCGCTGAGGTCATCATCGAGGTGGAAGGGGTGCGCATCGTGGTGCGGCCTGGGGCGGACGCGGCGACGGTGCGGGTGGCGTTGGAGGCACTGGGGCCTGCGGTGCGGGGTCCGGGGCGATGA